The Novipirellula galeiformis nucleotide sequence CTTCGGAGAGCGAACACACCGTCGGCAAACAGAGAATCCCAACCGCCAATCCTGCGCTGAAGGCATTAAAAACATTAAAGCCTTCGTGCAAAAACTTCAAACCAGGCGTGATCACCGTCAAGGCAAAGTAACCGTACACAACCGTCGGGATGCCCGCCAAAATTTCAAGCGTCGGCTTCAACACCGCTCGCAATTTTCGTGGTGCATATTCGCTTAGATAGATCGCCGTCACCAACCCCAGCGGCAATGCCACGACCATCGCCACCGTCGTCACCAACATCGTCCCAGCCACAAGAGGCCAAATCCCAATCTCACCCGAAAACAGCGGAGACCATTTGGCGGAGCCCAAGAACTTCCCGACGCTCACTCCATCCATTCCAAAGAAACGGAACGTCTCGCGGAACAACACGAAGATAATCGCGAAGGTAATGGCGATCGACAACGATGCGCTTAAGAACAACATCACGCGAACCAAACGATCGCCGATCTGTGCAGCGATCGGCGACCTCCGTCGCGAGGGGTGGTGGACCACATCGGTGATCTCGTAAGGGGCGTTAATCACGCTCATGAAAATCGTTTTCCGTTTGGATCGTGCCCGTTTGTCTGTAACGAAACTCACAAGAAAGTTTCGTTCAACCAGTTAGCTCGTTTGGCGGCCCACCGACTTGCGCCGCGTTACAGCCGACCATTGGTGCAGTGGATCTTGCGAAAGATCCTTGTGCCGCAGGATCTTTCGCAAGATCCACTACACCCCCCCCTAACATTCAGCTCTGAAAACTCGCTACTCGATGTCCACCACACTCTCGGTTGTATAAAGCTCTGCCAGCGGACCGGTTCGCTTTTCCAACGCTTCGGTCAAGTAGTGGGTCCCCGTAATCCGCTCTTCGTAGTGGGTTTGCACGACTTCGTAGATCGAGGGGGGCAAGGCGACATAGTCGACCATCTCGGCCAACTTGCCAGCTTCCTTCAAGTAGAACTTGAGAAACGCTTTGACCTCGGGACGCTTCATCGAGTCCGTGTTGACGTAGATGAAGAGGGGGCGGCTAAAGGGAGCGTATTGCCCGCTTTCGATTGTCTCAGGCGTCGGCCCAACGGCCTCACCCGTCTTAGGATCGACGATCTTGACCGCTTTGATCTTGTCGACATTCGCAAAGTAATACGAAGCGCCAAAGAAGCCAATCGCGCCCTTTTCGCCCGCAATCCCAGTGACGAGTACGTTGTCATCTTCGCTGACCGACATGTCGTCGCGAGGATGCTCGTTGTCGCTATCCTTGGCAACCACATCGCCAAAGAAGTAGTCAAACGTCCCCGAGTCTGTGCCCGGTGCGTAGATTTTGATTGCCACATCGGGCCATGCTGGGTTCACTTCTTTCCAGCTCTTCGCGCCGCCCTCACGCAAGAAAATCTTCTTCAATTCGTCAATCGTGAGCTGGTCGACAAAGTCGTTGTCTTTGTTGATCACAATCGACAAGCCGTCATAGGCGATCGGCAATTCGACGAACGACACCCCCTTGGCTTGGCAGGCTTTGAATTCGGAATCCTTGATCGGACGCGAGGCATCGGAGATGTCGATTT carries:
- the pstC gene encoding phosphate ABC transporter permease subunit PstC, with protein sequence MSVINAPYEITDVVHHPSRRRSPIAAQIGDRLVRVMLFLSASLSIAITFAIIFVLFRETFRFFGMDGVSVGKFLGSAKWSPLFSGEIGIWPLVAGTMLVTTVAMVVALPLGLVTAIYLSEYAPRKLRAVLKPTLEILAGIPTVVYGYFALTVITPGLKFLHEGFNVFNAFSAGLAVGILCLPTVCSLSEDALHAVPRSLRDGAYGLGGTRFDVATKVVVPAALSGLVSAFLLAIARAIGETMIVALAAGATAQMTADPRNEIQTMTGWMVQMALGDASHEGMEYYSMYAVAAVLFVITFSLTVLGNVVRKRFREAYE
- a CDS encoding PstS family phosphate ABC transporter substrate-binding protein, with protein sequence MKLLEPFRSGTAVFGETVAVCFVCLALIGCGPTATTPSSTPSGTAPDLGASELTEIEGAVAIDGSSTVAPISEAAAEAFGKTFKNVRVTVAISGTGGGFGRFTNGEIDISDASRPIKDSEFKACQAKGVSFVELPIAYDGLSIVINKDNDFVDQLTIDELKKIFLREGGAKSWKEVNPAWPDVAIKIYAPGTDSGTFDYFFGDVVAKDSDNEHPRDDMSVSEDDNVLVTGIAGEKGAIGFFGASYYFANVDKIKAVKIVDPKTGEAVGPTPETIESGQYAPFSRPLFIYVNTDSMKRPEVKAFLKFYLKEAGKLAEMVDYVALPPSIYEVVQTHYEERITGTHYLTEALEKRTGPLAELYTTESVVDIE